One Umboniibacter marinipuniceus DNA window includes the following coding sequences:
- a CDS encoding RHS repeat-associated core domain-containing protein, producing MERSNATSSSTYHYRRGYEYNSMGKVIKEFLYENPDLNTQPTMTFEYDYDGRGNLIAKREGGGEFSYQYDSKNRLITEIEPNGETTRYEYGAFDQVTKLTRGALITTYNYNGFGELVSEVSPVSGTTTYTYNAQGQIETVTRADGRKETFSYQSGTGRLWKHVINGAGTTELLYQRYYNQDGLLSQVDHYSAATLVTRKQYAYDDFGRVTRERMVIGSVTRDLSSEYSPTTGQLTRLTHPGGRKVEYTYDNGVYEWASKVEVINANSTYRRVAASDVNYNPFGQIEGYSMRGGGAQLKSYNGFGMLKQQSVLNSSGYATLSQSYSYQAGDPVRLVMATDHLSTNNSRWYHYGSNNQLTAVTGGNPMYPQVKDSIQYGTNGNIISRTGVSGTFSYNSYGQLQSAGNKSFGYNSIGNVTSTRFPNGVTGALEYDARGLTNRYTWSGNDVRLTRDESNQLVQLKNGSQSDYFTFVGANLLSHWDESKTKHIDYIYLNGQLLSVHNTNTFRHIATGHLGQPVGMFKDVAATDLVWRGVHNGYDIEETTTTESLHVKFPGQYDIIGNGLYFNYHRDYDPSIGRYLQSDPIGNAGGVNTYAYTNGNPVMMVDPWGWCPDNLAPFHLIAEEFPTWWGGSETEDLRSGIQASAEIGAVPFKILRAPQAAMDASEMYLYYSNGDWQNFTMKGLELLAGKTAGEYVRRGLDGGETAQEAASYGAGKFTEQVIENDCSCEGVDGL from the coding sequence GAACCTGATTGCCAAGCGTGAAGGTGGTGGTGAATTCAGCTACCAATACGACTCGAAAAACCGGTTAATCACTGAGATCGAACCGAACGGCGAAACCACACGTTACGAGTATGGAGCGTTCGATCAAGTCACTAAACTCACGCGAGGTGCCTTGATTACAACCTATAACTACAATGGCTTCGGCGAGTTAGTAAGTGAAGTGAGCCCAGTAAGCGGAACTACAACTTACACCTACAATGCTCAAGGCCAAATCGAAACGGTCACACGTGCCGACGGACGAAAAGAAACATTTAGCTACCAAAGCGGTACAGGACGTCTTTGGAAACACGTGATCAATGGTGCCGGAACTACGGAACTGCTCTACCAACGATATTACAATCAGGACGGTCTATTAAGCCAAGTCGATCACTATTCCGCTGCCACTTTGGTTACCCGGAAGCAGTATGCCTACGACGATTTCGGTCGTGTAACTCGCGAGCGTATGGTGATTGGTTCGGTAACCCGTGATCTGAGTTCGGAGTATTCGCCCACAACGGGGCAGTTAACGCGCCTCACTCACCCCGGCGGTCGAAAAGTCGAATACACTTACGATAACGGCGTATATGAGTGGGCATCTAAGGTTGAGGTAATAAACGCAAATAGTACATATCGCAGGGTTGCTGCTAGTGACGTCAACTACAACCCGTTCGGGCAAATTGAAGGGTACAGCATGCGTGGCGGTGGTGCTCAATTAAAAAGTTACAACGGTTTTGGGATGTTGAAACAACAGAGCGTGCTTAACAGTAGTGGCTACGCCACTCTCAGTCAAAGCTATAGCTATCAGGCAGGCGACCCGGTTCGATTGGTGATGGCAACCGATCACCTCAGCACCAACAATTCGCGTTGGTACCATTATGGCTCAAACAATCAACTGACCGCGGTGACGGGCGGTAATCCGATGTACCCGCAGGTAAAAGATAGCATTCAGTATGGAACGAACGGCAATATTATTAGCCGAACAGGCGTGAGTGGTACGTTTAGCTACAACAGCTACGGCCAGCTTCAGAGTGCCGGCAACAAGAGCTTTGGCTATAACAGCATCGGCAACGTCACTAGTACACGTTTTCCAAACGGTGTCACAGGGGCCCTTGAATACGACGCACGTGGCTTAACGAATCGCTACACCTGGAGCGGCAATGACGTTCGCCTAACTCGAGATGAATCCAATCAACTGGTGCAGCTCAAAAACGGCAGCCAAAGCGACTATTTTACGTTTGTGGGAGCGAATTTGTTGAGTCATTGGGATGAGAGTAAGACCAAGCATATTGACTACATCTATTTGAATGGGCAATTATTGTCGGTGCATAATACAAACACCTTTAGGCACATTGCGACGGGTCACTTAGGTCAACCAGTCGGTATGTTTAAAGATGTGGCTGCAACCGACTTGGTTTGGCGTGGCGTTCATAACGGATACGACATCGAAGAGACCACTACGACTGAGTCACTTCATGTTAAGTTCCCTGGCCAATACGACATCATAGGAAACGGTTTGTACTTCAACTATCACCGAGATTACGACCCTAGTATTGGGCGATACTTGCAAAGCGACCCGATTGGTAATGCGGGTGGCGTGAACACCTATGCGTACACGAACGGGAATCCGGTGATGATGGTGGATCCTTGGGGTTGGTGTCCTGACAACTTAGCCCCATTTCATTTAATAGCTGAAGAATTTCCTACTTGGTGGGGCGGCTCCGAAACGGAAGACCTTCGTAGTGGTATCCAAGCTTCAGCCGAGATTGGAGCGGTACCTTTTAAAATACTGCGGGCTCCGCAAGCCGCAATGGACGCATCCGAGATGTATTTGTATTACTCGAATGGTGACTGGCAGAATTTCACCATGAAAGGCCTTGAACTTCTCGCTGGGAAAACGGCGGGTGAGTATGTAAGAAGGGGGCTAGACGGAGGCGAAACAGCTCAAGAAGCGGCCTCATATGGCGCCGGGAAATTTACAGAACAGGTAATCGAAAACGACTGTAGTTGTGAGGGTGTTGATGGGTTATAA
- a CDS encoding IS6 family transposase, producing MSIYKRHRFSSDVIQFAVWASYKFSLSLRDVEDLLAERGIDVSRESIRSWCRKFGRIYQKRLRSAAEVFGDTWFMDEVFINNKGERHYLWRAVDQDGDVIDVLVQKRRDTKAAKRFFRRLLVSNRQLTPRTIVTDKLGSYRGAHRALTPNSEHDTMQYRNNRSESSHEPTRVRERQMRRFKSRSQAQHFLNVHSAVYNLFNIQRHLCSAALTRLRRDRAFACWREITVG from the coding sequence ATAAGTATTTACAAGCGCCACCGATTTTCATCCGATGTCATTCAGTTCGCTGTTTGGGCTTCCTATAAATTCAGTCTGAGTTTACGCGACGTCGAGGATTTGTTAGCCGAGCGAGGCATTGATGTAAGCCGCGAATCGATTCGAAGCTGGTGTCGTAAGTTCGGTCGGATCTATCAAAAGCGTTTGCGTTCTGCGGCTGAGGTGTTTGGTGACACGTGGTTCATGGATGAAGTATTCATCAACAACAAAGGTGAGCGACATTATCTCTGGCGAGCCGTTGATCAAGATGGCGATGTCATCGATGTTTTAGTTCAAAAACGTAGAGATACCAAAGCAGCTAAACGCTTCTTCCGACGATTACTTGTTTCGAACCGGCAGTTAACACCGAGAACAATCGTTACTGATAAACTCGGCAGCTATCGTGGTGCTCATCGAGCGCTGACACCAAATTCAGAACACGATACGATGCAATATCGTAATAATAGATCCGAGTCTTCTCATGAGCCGACGCGAGTTCGAGAGCGGCAGATGCGGCGATTTAAGTCGAGGAGTCAAGCACAGCATTTTCTAAATGTTCACTCGGCGGTTTATAACCTGTTTAACATTCAACGACACCTTTGCTCGGCGGCGCTAACACGATTGCGCCGCGATAGGGCTTTTGCGTGTTGGCGTGAGATAACTGTGGGTTGA
- a CDS encoding tetratricopeptide repeat-containing sulfotransferase family protein: protein MNNSDLAEIHQKLEQLLRTKQYQTVIHQAEQALRSFPDDLHLLYLGAVAARYDCQFQVAQEFIDQLLNVDPSFGRGYQEKAHQLRDQHQLDPAYHYYQLAVRHNNALIAAWTEMVRAEQRRGDLVAAQISQQQLNYLSNLPKPLQVALDHCNEGRFVKAEKLCRLVLSKQPKNIEAMRLLAEIGIKLGAMDDAETLLNHAASWAPKNVRVRTEYVQLLRKRQKYEAALAESKALHQAFPENSQCLSIYAIELMQVGRYDEAIEAFNTVLAQQPNDPITLVSKAHALKTKGLQSEAVDCYRQAIAVKPEHGEAWYSLANLKMVEFNDAEVSQMEQLMSKRQALAGIDQTYLSFALGKAMEDREAFGESFRYYAQGCELKKQQSNYRGDAISDEVDRQIAHIDSEYAAVSGNGGAAAKDPIFIVGLPRAGSTLLEQILASHSQVDGTLELPNILALVHQLRRGDEQHPAGNYPECLKNLPTEALKEFGEAYINDTQIHRSGAPFFIDKMPNNFRHIGLIKSILPNAKIIDARRHPMACCFSGFKQLFAEGQEFSYSLTDIGHYYADYVRLMDHWHSAYPGEILTVDYENVVDDLAGQVSAILDYCELPFEAACIEFHNNKRSVRTASSEQVRTPIYRQGVDQWRNFEPWLTELKDALGVTYRR from the coding sequence TTGAACAACTCGGACTTGGCTGAAATACACCAAAAACTTGAGCAGCTGCTACGCACTAAGCAGTATCAAACCGTTATTCATCAAGCCGAACAAGCGCTTCGCTCTTTCCCCGACGACCTCCATTTACTGTACTTGGGTGCTGTTGCCGCTCGCTACGACTGCCAGTTCCAGGTGGCGCAAGAGTTTATTGACCAACTTCTCAACGTCGACCCAAGTTTTGGCCGTGGCTATCAAGAAAAGGCGCACCAACTACGAGATCAGCACCAGCTAGATCCTGCCTATCATTACTACCAGCTTGCCGTTCGCCACAACAATGCGTTAATTGCCGCGTGGACTGAAATGGTGCGAGCCGAACAACGCCGTGGCGACCTAGTTGCTGCCCAAATTTCACAACAACAGCTTAACTACCTCTCCAACTTGCCTAAACCGCTCCAAGTAGCGCTCGATCACTGTAATGAGGGCCGCTTTGTTAAAGCAGAGAAGCTCTGTAGATTGGTCTTAAGCAAGCAACCTAAAAACATTGAAGCTATGCGATTATTGGCGGAAATTGGTATCAAGCTTGGCGCAATGGATGACGCTGAGACTTTACTCAACCATGCCGCGAGCTGGGCGCCAAAGAATGTAAGAGTGCGCACTGAGTACGTTCAATTATTGCGTAAGCGACAAAAATACGAGGCGGCCTTAGCGGAGAGCAAGGCGCTTCACCAAGCCTTTCCCGAAAACAGCCAATGCCTCTCAATCTATGCCATTGAGCTCATGCAAGTAGGGCGCTACGACGAAGCGATTGAAGCATTTAATACCGTGCTAGCACAACAGCCCAATGACCCCATTACCTTGGTATCCAAAGCGCATGCGTTAAAAACCAAGGGGTTGCAGTCCGAAGCAGTTGACTGCTATCGCCAAGCAATTGCTGTCAAACCTGAACATGGCGAAGCCTGGTATTCACTGGCCAACCTTAAGATGGTTGAGTTCAATGATGCCGAAGTTTCACAAATGGAGCAGCTCATGAGCAAACGGCAAGCGCTGGCAGGTATTGATCAGACCTACTTGAGCTTTGCGCTGGGTAAAGCCATGGAGGATCGAGAGGCCTTCGGCGAATCCTTCCGTTACTATGCCCAAGGCTGCGAACTCAAAAAGCAGCAGTCCAATTACCGTGGCGATGCGATTAGTGATGAAGTTGACCGTCAAATTGCCCACATCGATAGCGAATACGCAGCAGTTTCAGGGAATGGCGGTGCAGCGGCGAAAGATCCCATTTTTATTGTTGGCCTACCCCGTGCAGGATCAACCTTACTTGAGCAAATACTCGCTTCACACAGCCAAGTAGATGGCACGCTCGAGCTACCAAATATCCTCGCACTTGTGCATCAACTTAGGCGTGGAGACGAACAGCATCCAGCCGGGAACTACCCGGAATGTCTAAAGAATTTGCCGACTGAGGCGCTAAAGGAATTTGGTGAGGCCTATATCAATGACACCCAGATTCACCGTTCGGGCGCGCCTTTCTTCATAGATAAGATGCCTAATAACTTCCGTCATATCGGCTTAATCAAAAGCATTCTACCCAATGCAAAAATCATTGACGCTCGTCGCCACCCTATGGCGTGTTGCTTCTCAGGATTCAAACAGCTCTTCGCCGAGGGGCAGGAATTCTCGTACTCGCTAACCGATATTGGCCACTACTACGCTGATTATGTTCGCCTAATGGATCATTGGCATAGCGCGTATCCGGGCGAAATTCTAACCGTTGACTATGAAAATGTAGTAGACGATTTAGCAGGACAAGTTAGCGCTATTCTGGACTACTGTGAGCTACCCTTTGAAGCGGCCTGCATAGAATTCCATAACAACAAGCGCTCGGTACGAACCGCAAGCTCCGAACAAGTCCGCACACCAATCTACCGACAGGGCGTTGATCAATGGCGAAACTTTGAGCCGTGGTTGACTGAACTTAAGGATGCACTCGGCGTGACTTACCGGCGCTGA
- a CDS encoding TonB-dependent receptor: MRKTTLSQAIGMVTIGLVANTHAQIEEVVVTATKRAENAQDIPVAVEAITEESLEQFGISNFTDYLVHLPGVTAGGSGPGQNTVYIRGVASTTPNLTTAGVAGLAPNVALYLDEQPLSQPGRNLDVYAADMSRVEVLSGPQGTLFGASSQAGLMRLITNKPDPTDQYGKLKLGVASTSGGDASNNVEVMYNLPVSDGVTVRAVLYRDDQGGYIDNVASTIDLSESGRFRSAGTVRANGVPVSAGREGFQAGQDLSNVNFLQADNADFVEEDFNGVVYEGARVSALFDLAENWELLVGFGTQTIEADGVFSADPELDDYEIASFTDNHLDDSFDNYNWTLTGEFADLEMVYTGAYTSRNTDQTVDYTDYLFVGQYLPYYLCDYSVVYPGAAGPAGTCQAPNLLVDVTSETTVQTHEFRISTDQTASIRATAGLFYSDLELKERNDFDYANSVHIDGGLGFVDNYAFDTGYRSDTGAFPPGVIFRNDVLRTDEQYGIFGEITFDLSETLSAIVGARYYDVSVDMEGSANSSFCNRALFFTQDMQAYGTDISDLYNGDGEFTDRKDCSGNQTTYTLDTVDANTPAYVVAALNAPDEAHTSGTIFKATLNWRPMDDALYYVTFSEGFRPGLLNRPGGSTNGQGFSVPFALDTDEVKNYEFGWKTEWLDRTVRFNGSLFFVDISRLQTTIFDPSITNLFFADNAANAEVLGLEGDLVWAPLNLEGLMVNASFSMLDTEITEVLTPTDDVNKGDSLAFAPELQVTLSARYEWPVFENFTAHVMPHASYSDTVYTDIIDINRLELDAWMLLGLTAGVSADEWTLEGYIDNLTDEQAEISGNFNFDRARINYARPRTIGVRMSYSF; the protein is encoded by the coding sequence ATGCGCAAGACAACGCTAAGCCAAGCAATTGGCATGGTGACTATTGGCCTAGTTGCCAATACACATGCTCAAATTGAAGAGGTTGTAGTGACCGCCACCAAGCGTGCTGAAAATGCACAGGATATTCCGGTAGCTGTTGAAGCGATCACCGAGGAGTCTCTCGAGCAGTTTGGCATCTCCAATTTCACTGACTACCTGGTTCACTTACCTGGCGTTACCGCTGGCGGAAGTGGTCCAGGGCAAAACACCGTGTACATTCGCGGTGTCGCCTCAACAACACCAAACCTAACCACGGCAGGCGTGGCTGGCTTAGCCCCGAACGTGGCGCTCTACCTGGATGAGCAACCGCTCTCACAACCAGGTCGAAATCTAGATGTCTACGCGGCAGATATGTCGCGAGTTGAAGTGTTATCGGGCCCTCAAGGCACGCTTTTTGGCGCGAGCTCGCAAGCCGGACTCATGCGACTCATTACCAACAAGCCCGATCCAACGGACCAATACGGTAAGCTTAAGCTGGGCGTAGCAAGTACCAGTGGCGGTGACGCCAGCAACAACGTTGAGGTGATGTACAACCTACCGGTGAGCGATGGTGTCACGGTTCGTGCGGTACTGTATCGCGATGATCAGGGCGGCTACATTGACAACGTTGCTTCAACCATTGACCTCTCCGAAAGTGGTCGATTCCGTTCAGCTGGTACCGTGCGGGCCAATGGCGTTCCAGTTAGCGCCGGCCGCGAAGGTTTCCAAGCAGGCCAAGACCTTAGTAACGTCAACTTTCTTCAAGCCGATAATGCCGACTTCGTAGAAGAAGACTTCAATGGTGTAGTTTACGAAGGAGCTCGAGTTAGCGCTCTCTTCGACCTTGCTGAAAACTGGGAACTGCTAGTTGGCTTTGGTACTCAGACGATTGAAGCCGATGGCGTCTTCTCTGCGGACCCAGAGCTAGATGATTATGAAATCGCCAGCTTTACAGATAACCACCTTGACGATTCATTTGATAACTACAACTGGACCTTAACTGGCGAATTTGCTGACTTGGAAATGGTCTATACGGGTGCATATACCAGCCGTAATACTGATCAAACGGTTGACTACACTGATTACCTCTTCGTGGGGCAATACCTGCCGTATTACCTCTGTGATTACAGCGTTGTGTACCCAGGCGCTGCCGGCCCTGCTGGCACCTGTCAGGCTCCCAACCTATTGGTTGACGTAACGAGTGAGACAACCGTGCAGACGCACGAATTCCGTATCAGTACCGATCAAACTGCCTCTATTCGAGCCACGGCAGGTCTTTTCTATAGTGACCTGGAGCTGAAAGAGCGTAATGACTTTGATTATGCCAACTCGGTTCACATTGATGGCGGCTTAGGCTTCGTAGATAACTACGCCTTTGATACTGGTTATCGCTCCGATACCGGCGCCTTCCCACCTGGGGTTATTTTCCGTAACGATGTGCTTCGTACCGATGAGCAGTACGGTATTTTTGGCGAAATCACCTTTGACCTGAGTGAGACCCTCTCGGCCATCGTGGGCGCACGCTACTATGATGTGAGCGTAGACATGGAAGGTAGTGCAAACTCTTCATTCTGTAACCGTGCCTTATTCTTCACACAAGATATGCAAGCTTACGGCACCGATATCAGTGACCTCTATAACGGTGATGGTGAATTTACCGATCGTAAAGACTGTAGCGGCAACCAAACCACTTACACGCTAGATACAGTAGACGCGAATACCCCTGCCTACGTGGTTGCGGCGCTAAATGCACCGGACGAAGCGCATACCTCAGGTACTATTTTCAAGGCCACCTTGAACTGGCGTCCCATGGATGATGCACTCTACTACGTTACCTTCTCAGAGGGTTTCCGCCCTGGTCTGCTCAATCGTCCTGGCGGCTCAACCAACGGACAAGGTTTTAGCGTACCGTTTGCCCTAGACACCGATGAAGTGAAAAACTATGAATTCGGTTGGAAAACGGAGTGGTTAGATCGTACCGTCCGCTTCAACGGTAGCTTGTTCTTCGTGGACATCAGCCGCCTACAGACCACTATTTTTGACCCATCAATCACCAACCTGTTCTTCGCGGACAACGCGGCGAACGCTGAAGTACTGGGATTGGAGGGTGACCTAGTGTGGGCACCGTTGAACCTCGAAGGCCTGATGGTCAATGCCTCATTCTCGATGCTTGATACGGAAATCACTGAAGTTTTGACACCAACGGATGACGTAAATAAAGGTGATTCGCTAGCTTTTGCCCCCGAGCTTCAGGTAACACTTTCAGCGCGTTATGAATGGCCAGTGTTTGAAAACTTCACGGCGCACGTGATGCCTCATGCGTCCTACTCGGACACTGTGTACACCGACATCATTGATATTAACCGTTTAGAGCTGGATGCCTGGATGTTGCTTGGCCTAACCGCCGGTGTTAGCGCAGATGAGTGGACGTTGGAAGGTTACATTGACAACTTAACGGATGAGCAGGCCGAGATCTCTGGCAACTTCAACTTTGACCGCGCGCGCATCAATTACGCTCGCCCGCGTACGATTGGTGTTAGAATGAGCTATTCATTCTAA
- a CDS encoding zinc ribbon domain-containing protein YjdM, whose product MSNTLPPCPQCSSEYVYQDQSLLICPECAHEWDPEAPDEDAISLKDAVGNTLAEGDKVTLIKDLKVKGSSTVLKVGTKAVIKRFVDGDHDIDCKVDGSGAMMLKSKFVRKSN is encoded by the coding sequence ATGAGCAACACGCTACCCCCCTGCCCTCAGTGCAGTTCCGAATATGTCTATCAAGATCAATCGCTGTTGATTTGCCCAGAATGTGCGCATGAGTGGGACCCGGAGGCACCAGATGAGGATGCGATTTCCTTGAAGGATGCAGTAGGTAATACCTTGGCTGAGGGTGATAAAGTAACGCTTATCAAAGATCTTAAAGTTAAAGGAAGCTCAACGGTGCTCAAGGTAGGCACCAAAGCCGTCATTAAGCGTTTTGTGGATGGCGATCATGATATTGACTGTAAGGTTGATGGCTCCGGTGCCATGATGCTGAAATCAAAGTTTGTGCGAAAGTCGAACTAA
- a CDS encoding VF530 family DNA-binding protein, whose protein sequence is MSTEQPNNPLHGITLEALLRRLVDHYAWHGLAARININCFKSDPSIKSSLKFLRRTPWARDKVEALYLETFG, encoded by the coding sequence ATGTCAACTGAACAACCGAATAATCCGTTACACGGAATTACCTTGGAAGCGTTGCTGCGCCGGCTAGTGGATCATTACGCATGGCACGGACTTGCAGCGCGCATCAATATAAACTGTTTTAAGAGTGACCCTTCTATTAAGTCCTCCTTGAAGTTTCTCCGGCGCACGCCTTGGGCGCGTGACAAAGTAGAGGCGTTATATTTGGAAACCTTCGGCTAG
- the rpsF gene encoding 30S ribosomal protein S6, protein MRHYEIVFLVHPDQSEQVPAMIERYTASIEKDGGQVHRLEDWGRRQMAYSINKIHKAHYVLMNVECTLEALEELTTNFRYNDAVLRNMVVSMNEAVTGESPIAKSEKESRDRKKVSDRPRRERTEAPAEAATEAPAPAAEKPAAEGEE, encoded by the coding sequence ATGCGTCACTACGAAATCGTATTTCTGGTACACCCAGATCAAAGCGAACAGGTGCCTGCTATGATCGAGCGCTACACAGCTAGCATCGAGAAAGATGGCGGCCAGGTTCACCGTCTTGAAGATTGGGGTCGTCGTCAGATGGCATACTCAATCAACAAGATCCACAAAGCACATTACGTTCTAATGAACGTTGAATGTACGCTTGAAGCACTCGAAGAGCTTACTACTAACTTCCGTTACAATGACGCTGTTCTGCGTAACATGGTTGTTAGCATGAACGAAGCTGTTACTGGTGAATCTCCAATCGCTAAGAGCGAAAAAGAATCTCGTGATCGTAAGAAGGTTTCTGACCGTCCACGTCGCGAACGAACTGAAGCACCTGCAGAAGCAGCAACTGAAGCACCAGCTCCAGCCGCTGAGAAACCTGCAGCCGAAGGCGAAGAATAA
- the rpsR gene encoding 30S ribosomal protein S18, giving the protein MARFFRRRKFCKFTAEGVKQIDYKDLDTLKAYVSETGKIVPSRITGTKAKYQRQLATAIKRARYLALLPYTDAHKR; this is encoded by the coding sequence ATGGCACGTTTTTTCCGTCGTCGTAAGTTCTGCAAATTCACCGCTGAAGGTGTGAAGCAGATCGACTATAAAGATTTAGACACTCTTAAAGCTTACGTCTCTGAGACTGGCAAGATTGTCCCAAGCCGCATCACCGGCACTAAGGCTAAATACCAGCGTCAGTTGGCGACCGCTATCAAGCGCGCTCGTTACTTGGCTCTTCTGCCTTACACGGATGCGCATAAGCGTTAA
- the rplI gene encoding 50S ribosomal protein L9 gives MQVILLEKVGKLGSIGDQVNVKSGYARNFLFPFGKAVPANATNVAEFETRRAELEAAAAAKLAEAEARAVQLNELTITIEANAGDEGKLFGSIGNRDIADAASAAGVAVEKSEVRMPEGPLREIGSFEVAVQVHTEVTATITVVVVAE, from the coding sequence ATGCAAGTGATTCTTTTAGAAAAAGTTGGCAAGCTGGGCTCTATCGGTGACCAAGTGAATGTTAAATCGGGCTACGCTCGTAACTTCCTGTTCCCGTTCGGCAAAGCTGTTCCAGCTAACGCAACTAACGTTGCTGAATTTGAAACACGTCGTGCAGAACTAGAAGCGGCAGCGGCAGCTAAACTAGCTGAAGCTGAAGCTCGCGCTGTACAGCTAAATGAATTGACAATTACTATCGAAGCCAACGCTGGTGACGAAGGTAAGCTGTTCGGTTCAATTGGTAACCGTGATATCGCTGACGCAGCTTCTGCGGCTGGCGTTGCTGTTGAGAAGTCTGAAGTTCGCATGCCAGAAGGCCCACTTCGCGAAATCGGTTCTTTCGAAGTAGCAGTTCAGGTTCACACTGAAGTAACTGCAACCATCACTGTTGTGGTAGTTGCTGAGTAA
- the dnaB gene encoding replicative DNA helicase: MEDYEVEAPLTERPSLPHSEEAEVAVIGGLMIENGHLDNVMEVVTEDDFFIDRHRLIFSAMQSLHERSQPFDVITLSESLDARDELGRAGGLVYLSEMAESTPSTSNIMAYANIVRERATVRQLITAANEISRTSLAPAGMDSDSLLQLAERKVADIAENRPKQGGWLDAKELLDKSVEKITELFESEDGLTGLSTGWDSLDDMTSGWQEQDLVIIAARPSMGKTTLAMNTVEKAALSQSQPVCVFSLEMPAEQLMMRMLASVGRIDQTRIRTGQLEHDDWPKLTAAIEQLRDTKLFIDDTPGLSPADIRARLRRIEREHGKVAMVMVDYLQLMRISGFSEGRTQEISEISRSLKAIAREFKCPMLALSQLNRSLEQRPNKRPVNSDLRESGAIEQDADIIMFIYRDEVYNEDSPDRGVAELIIGKQRNGPIGTTRVAFVGKLSRFENLSPDQYGGDYDE; this comes from the coding sequence ATGGAAGATTATGAAGTTGAAGCGCCGTTAACAGAGCGCCCCTCACTGCCACATTCAGAGGAAGCGGAAGTTGCCGTTATCGGCGGATTGATGATCGAGAACGGTCATCTTGATAACGTGATGGAAGTGGTAACTGAGGATGACTTCTTTATTGATCGTCACCGTTTGATCTTTAGTGCTATGCAGAGCCTGCATGAGCGCTCGCAACCCTTTGACGTCATTACCCTGTCGGAGTCACTTGATGCGCGCGATGAGCTCGGTCGAGCCGGTGGGTTGGTCTACCTTTCGGAAATGGCCGAAAGCACCCCGTCTACCTCAAACATCATGGCGTATGCGAATATTGTTCGCGAACGCGCAACCGTCCGACAGCTAATCACGGCGGCGAATGAAATTTCCCGCACCAGCTTGGCGCCCGCAGGGATGGATTCTGACTCGCTATTGCAGCTGGCAGAGCGAAAAGTCGCCGACATCGCGGAGAATCGTCCGAAGCAAGGCGGTTGGTTGGATGCTAAAGAGTTACTTGATAAGTCCGTTGAAAAAATTACCGAGCTATTTGAGTCTGAAGACGGCCTAACGGGTTTGTCTACCGGTTGGGATAGCCTTGATGATATGACCTCGGGTTGGCAAGAGCAGGATTTAGTGATCATTGCAGCGCGACCTTCCATGGGTAAAACCACGCTTGCCATGAACACCGTGGAGAAGGCGGCGCTAAGCCAGTCGCAACCTGTATGCGTATTCAGTTTAGAAATGCCGGCCGAGCAGTTAATGATGAGGATGTTGGCTTCAGTTGGGCGAATAGATCAGACACGTATTCGTACTGGCCAGTTAGAGCACGATGACTGGCCTAAGCTCACCGCTGCCATTGAGCAGTTGCGCGATACCAAGCTGTTTATTGATGACACGCCGGGCTTGTCGCCTGCTGATATACGCGCGCGCCTGCGTCGAATTGAGCGAGAGCACGGCAAGGTAGCCATGGTAATGGTGGATTATCTTCAGCTGATGCGTATCTCCGGTTTTAGCGAAGGCAGAACCCAGGAAATATCCGAAATTTCGCGCTCATTAAAAGCCATTGCGCGAGAATTTAAGTGTCCCATGTTGGCGCTGAGTCAGCTTAACCGCTCTTTGGAGCAGCGCCCGAATAAGCGCCCCGTCAACTCCGATTTGCGTGAATCCGGAGCAATTGAGCAGGATGCTGATATCATTATGTTCATCTATCGAGATGAGGTTTACAACGAAGATAGTCCAGATCGCGGCGTAGCCGAATTGATTATTGGTAAGCAGCGTAACGGTCCTATTGGTACCACACGTGTCGCCTTCGTAGGTAAACTCTCTCGTTTCGAAAATCTCTCGCCAGATCAATATGGCGGGGACTACGACGAGTAA